From Rhodococcus antarcticus, the proteins below share one genomic window:
- a CDS encoding 3-methyladenine DNA glycosylase, whose product MTVLDAGTWGALVADHAARADGLTAAHRARRARGETHPVEDFLFSYYGTKPSLLRRWHPGAGVVLEPGAAGPAPNAAWRWYTTDRHGAVALDADAYLADRASAVAFVHRLLVATASRPAFTGCFGLHEWAMVYRADATRHPAPLRLGPAGTDAVVESHPLRCTHVDAFRFFTPDAVPLNRLQPTRETQVSMEQPGCLHASMDCHKWAAKLGPAVPGTLALDCFTLAGEVRRLDMQASPYDLTAHGHEPVAVETPAGKAEYVERQQALSQRAGVLRQRLVAVCAQLLERTGTPAP is encoded by the coding sequence GTGACGGTGCTCGACGCCGGGACGTGGGGTGCGCTCGTCGCCGACCACGCCGCCCGGGCGGACGGGCTCACGGCCGCGCACCGGGCCCGCCGGGCGCGCGGCGAGACCCATCCCGTCGAGGACTTCCTGTTCAGCTACTACGGCACCAAGCCGTCGCTGCTGCGCCGCTGGCACCCGGGTGCGGGCGTGGTGCTGGAGCCGGGGGCCGCGGGGCCGGCGCCGAACGCGGCCTGGCGCTGGTACACCACCGACCGGCACGGCGCCGTGGCGCTCGACGCCGACGCGTACCTGGCCGACCGGGCGAGTGCCGTCGCCTTCGTGCACCGGCTGCTCGTGGCCACCGCGTCGAGACCGGCGTTCACCGGCTGCTTCGGGCTGCACGAGTGGGCCATGGTCTACCGGGCCGACGCCACCCGGCACCCGGCCCCGCTGCGGCTGGGGCCAGCCGGGACGGACGCCGTCGTGGAGTCGCACCCGCTCCGGTGCACGCACGTCGACGCCTTCCGCTTCTTCACCCCCGACGCGGTGCCGCTCAACCGTCTGCAGCCCACCCGGGAGACGCAGGTGTCGATGGAGCAGCCCGGCTGCCTGCACGCGTCGATGGACTGCCACAAGTGGGCGGCGAAGCTCGGCCCCGCGGTCCCGGGCACGCTCGCCCTGGACTGCTTCACCCTGGCCGGGGAGGTGCGCCGCCTCGACATGCAGGCCTCGCCCTACGACCTCACCGCGCACGGCCACGAGCCCGTCGCCGTCGAGACCCCGGCGGGCAAGGCGGAGTACGTGGAGCGCCAGCAGGCCCTGTCCCAGCGGGCCGGCGTGCTGCGCCAGCGGCTCGTCGCGGTGTGCGCACAGCTGCTCGAGCGGACCGGCACGCCCGCACCCTGA
- a CDS encoding substrate-binding and VWA domain-containing protein, which produces MARHRDAVATRGISRGPVIAVAVVVALVLLTFGWFRLRDNVGEQGAQAAAACVSGTSEVTVVADPDVAAPLTELARRYTARTPVVRDRCVTLTVTPLPSGRVLTGLQNGWDPTTMGPPPAGWIAQDSSFPARLASASATRLSGDPTSVASSPLVLAVPRSAGTTVTASGMRWADLPGLQRSADGWTRLGQPSWGAFTAALPSGASGSTLTPSAVEAVVAGVTGAAPTRAALTDPAVGRALTALGRGPTPQPDDTAAALTALGALTTVAGSPYQAVPATEQQVFAAAQASPGTVSAGVLAGTVPTEDYPFALLSGPAVDETQSRSAAAFEEYLAGDEAQQVLADAGFRTRGTLPAASDAVAFAPPAATLAPADPAATDALVAALTTPVVAPRTTVLLNVSTSMGTGEGGGTRLAATTGALAARVRALPDGTSIGLSTFVRGLGGSAPMSPDVPVAALTADGAQRSALLAALGALQTRGATSVDSSVVRAFADAVAAYSAAGTNRVVVVTDGPNDNGGTTEAGVLAEAGTATDPARPVQVDVIAIGSGDIGALTALARSTGGTVTQVPTGGSDAMGAALAALLT; this is translated from the coding sequence GTGGCACGCCACCGCGACGCAGTGGCCACTCGTGGCATCAGCCGCGGTCCTGTCATCGCCGTGGCGGTCGTGGTGGCGCTGGTCCTGCTGACCTTCGGCTGGTTCCGCCTGCGCGACAACGTCGGCGAGCAGGGCGCCCAGGCCGCCGCCGCGTGCGTCTCGGGCACGTCCGAGGTGACGGTGGTCGCCGACCCGGACGTGGCCGCCCCGCTCACCGAGCTCGCCCGGCGCTACACCGCCAGAACCCCCGTGGTTCGCGACCGGTGCGTGACGCTCACCGTCACCCCGCTGCCCTCCGGCCGGGTGCTCACCGGTCTCCAGAACGGCTGGGATCCCACGACGATGGGGCCGCCACCGGCCGGGTGGATCGCCCAGGACTCCTCGTTCCCCGCCCGGCTGGCCAGCGCCTCCGCCACTCGGCTCAGCGGTGACCCCACCTCCGTGGCGTCCAGCCCGCTGGTGCTGGCCGTGCCGCGGTCGGCGGGGACGACCGTGACCGCGTCGGGCATGCGCTGGGCGGACCTGCCCGGGCTGCAGCGATCGGCCGACGGGTGGACCCGGCTGGGCCAGCCGTCGTGGGGTGCGTTCACCGCGGCCCTGCCGTCCGGCGCCTCCGGCAGCACGCTCACCCCGTCGGCGGTCGAGGCCGTGGTGGCCGGGGTCACCGGTGCTGCCCCCACCCGGGCGGCGCTCACCGACCCCGCCGTCGGTCGGGCGCTGACCGCCCTGGGTCGCGGGCCCACCCCCCAGCCCGACGACACGGCAGCCGCCCTCACCGCCCTGGGTGCGCTCACCACCGTTGCGGGTAGCCCGTACCAGGCGGTGCCGGCCACCGAGCAGCAGGTGTTTGCCGCCGCCCAGGCATCCCCCGGCACGGTCAGCGCCGGTGTCCTCGCCGGCACCGTCCCGACCGAGGACTACCCGTTCGCCCTGCTCTCCGGCCCCGCCGTCGACGAGACGCAGTCACGCTCGGCCGCGGCCTTCGAGGAGTACCTGGCCGGCGACGAGGCCCAGCAGGTGCTCGCCGACGCAGGCTTCCGCACCCGCGGCACCCTGCCCGCAGCCTCGGACGCGGTGGCCTTCGCGCCGCCCGCCGCCACGCTCGCACCCGCGGACCCGGCCGCGACCGACGCGCTGGTCGCGGCCCTCACCACCCCCGTGGTCGCCCCCCGGACCACCGTCCTGCTCAACGTGTCGACCTCGATGGGCACCGGTGAGGGCGGCGGCACACGGCTCGCGGCGACCACCGGTGCCCTGGCGGCGCGGGTTCGGGCGCTGCCGGACGGCACCAGCATCGGGCTGTCCACCTTCGTGCGCGGGCTCGGCGGCAGCGCACCCATGAGCCCGGACGTCCCCGTCGCTGCGCTGACCGCGGACGGTGCCCAGCGCAGCGCCCTGCTGGCCGCTCTGGGAGCGCTGCAGACCCGTGGGGCGACCTCCGTGGACTCGTCGGTGGTGCGCGCCTTCGCCGATGCCGTGGCCGCCTACTCCGCCGCCGGCACCAACCGCGTCGTCGTCGTCACCGACGGACCCAACGACAACGGCGGCACCACCGAGGCGGGTGTGCTGGCGGAGGCCGGGACCGCCACCGATCCCGCGCGGCCCGTCCAGGTCGACGTCATCGCGATCGGCAGCGGCGACATCGGGGCCCTCACGGCCCTGGCCCGGTCCACGGGGGGAACCGTCACCCAGGTCCCCACCGGCGGCTCGGACGCCATGGGTGCCGCCCTGGCCGCCCTGCTCACCTGA
- the gcvP gene encoding aminomethyl-transferring glycine dehydrogenase, which yields MSSGSTPAPFRSLLQTEHTFADRHVGPDAAQVQRMLDVIGVATLEELATAAVPAAILDPHGALAALPPAATETQALAELQALAARNTVTTSMIGLGYHDTLTPRVILRNVLESPAWYTGYTPYQPEISQGRLEALLNFQTMVSDLTGMDLANSSMLDESTAAAEAMTLLRRAGKSRSNRFVVDSDALPQTLAVLATRAEPLDIELVHADLAVDGLPDGEFFGVLAQLPGASGRVTDHTALIAEAHERGALVAVAADLLSLTLLTPPGEQGADAVLGTSQRFGVPMGYGGPHAGYLAVRTATARQLPGRLVGLSVDADGDPALRLALQTREQHIRRDKATSNICTAQVLLAVVAAMYASYHGADGLRTIAARVHRHAAVLAAGLRSGGVEVVHDAFFDTVLARVPGRAGAVVTAAHDAGISLRLADADHVGIACDEASTPEHLRTVLAAFGIGTDLDETVPDALPPAQARTSEFLTAPAFTAHRSETSMLRYLRALSDKDLALDRTMIPLGSCTMKLNATAEMEPITWPEFGGLHPFAPIADAAGMQQVITDLERWLVEITGYAAVSLQPNAGSQGEYAGLLAIRGYHRSRGDAHRDVCLIPSSAHGTNAASAVMAGMRVVVVACDAQGNVDLDDLRAKIADNAGALAAIMVTYPSTHGVYEHEIGQLCQLVHEAGGQVYVDGANLNALVGLARPGRFGADVSHLNLHKTFCIPHGGGGPGVGPIGVGAHLAPFLPGHPFAPGLGGDVPSTGGAVSGAPWGSASILPISWAYVRMMGADGLRRATTTAVATANYVARRLDEHFPVLYTGDRGMVAHECILDLRPMTKATGVTVDDVAKRLADYGFHAPTMSFPVAGTLMVEPTESEDLGEVDQFIDAMIAIKGEIDRVAAGEWPVEDNPLRGAPHTARSVIGEWDHPYTREEAAYPGAGIGGLDTRAKVWPSVRRIDGVHGDRNLVCSCPPISAYSS from the coding sequence ATGTCGTCAGGTTCCACTCCCGCCCCGTTCCGCTCGCTGCTCCAGACGGAGCACACCTTCGCCGACCGGCACGTGGGGCCGGACGCCGCCCAGGTCCAGCGGATGCTCGACGTCATCGGCGTCGCCACGCTGGAGGAGCTGGCCACCGCTGCCGTCCCGGCGGCGATCCTCGACCCGCACGGCGCGCTGGCCGCGCTGCCCCCCGCCGCCACGGAGACGCAGGCGCTCGCGGAGCTGCAGGCCCTGGCCGCCCGCAACACCGTCACCACCTCGATGATCGGCCTCGGCTACCACGACACGCTCACGCCACGGGTGATCCTGCGCAACGTGCTCGAGAGCCCCGCCTGGTACACCGGGTACACCCCGTACCAGCCGGAGATCAGCCAGGGTCGGCTGGAGGCCCTGCTCAACTTCCAGACGATGGTCAGCGACCTCACCGGCATGGACCTCGCCAACTCCTCGATGCTCGACGAGTCGACCGCGGCGGCCGAGGCGATGACCCTGCTGCGGCGCGCCGGGAAGTCCCGCTCGAACCGCTTCGTCGTGGACTCCGACGCGCTGCCGCAGACCCTGGCCGTGCTCGCCACCCGGGCCGAGCCGCTGGACATCGAGCTGGTGCACGCCGACCTGGCCGTCGACGGGTTGCCCGACGGCGAGTTCTTCGGGGTGCTCGCGCAGCTCCCGGGGGCCTCGGGCCGGGTCACCGATCACACCGCTCTCATCGCCGAGGCCCACGAGCGCGGCGCCCTGGTCGCCGTGGCGGCCGACCTGCTCTCCCTCACGCTGCTGACCCCGCCCGGGGAGCAGGGCGCGGACGCAGTGCTGGGCACCAGCCAGCGCTTCGGGGTACCCATGGGCTACGGCGGCCCGCACGCCGGCTACCTGGCCGTGCGCACCGCCACCGCCCGCCAGCTGCCGGGCCGCCTGGTCGGCCTGTCGGTCGACGCGGACGGCGACCCGGCCCTGCGGCTCGCGCTGCAGACCCGCGAGCAGCACATCCGCCGGGACAAGGCCACGTCCAACATCTGCACGGCCCAGGTGCTGCTGGCGGTGGTGGCCGCCATGTACGCCAGCTACCACGGGGCCGACGGCCTGCGGACGATCGCCGCCCGGGTGCACCGGCACGCCGCCGTGCTGGCCGCCGGACTGCGCTCCGGTGGCGTCGAGGTCGTCCACGACGCCTTCTTCGACACCGTGCTGGCCCGGGTGCCCGGCCGGGCCGGAGCCGTGGTCACCGCCGCGCACGACGCGGGGATCTCGCTGCGCCTGGCCGACGCCGACCACGTGGGGATCGCCTGCGACGAGGCCTCGACGCCGGAGCACCTGCGGACCGTCCTCGCGGCGTTCGGGATCGGCACGGACCTGGACGAGACCGTGCCGGACGCACTTCCCCCCGCGCAGGCCCGCACCAGCGAGTTCCTCACCGCTCCGGCGTTCACCGCGCACCGGTCCGAGACCTCGATGCTGCGCTACCTCCGCGCGCTCTCGGACAAGGACCTGGCACTGGACCGCACCATGATCCCGCTGGGCAGCTGCACGATGAAGCTGAACGCCACCGCGGAGATGGAACCCATCACCTGGCCGGAGTTCGGCGGGCTGCACCCGTTCGCGCCGATCGCCGACGCGGCCGGCATGCAGCAGGTCATCACCGACCTGGAGCGGTGGCTGGTGGAGATCACCGGCTACGCCGCCGTGAGCCTGCAGCCCAACGCCGGCAGCCAGGGCGAGTACGCCGGCCTGCTCGCCATCCGGGGCTACCACCGCAGCCGAGGTGACGCCCACCGCGACGTCTGCCTCATCCCGTCCTCGGCGCACGGCACCAACGCGGCCTCCGCCGTGATGGCCGGCATGCGCGTGGTCGTGGTCGCCTGCGACGCCCAGGGCAACGTGGACCTGGACGACCTGCGGGCCAAGATCGCCGACAATGCCGGTGCCCTCGCCGCGATCATGGTCACCTACCCCTCCACCCACGGGGTGTACGAGCACGAGATCGGGCAGCTCTGCCAGCTCGTCCACGAGGCGGGTGGCCAGGTCTACGTGGACGGGGCGAACCTCAACGCGCTCGTCGGCCTCGCCCGGCCGGGGCGTTTCGGTGCCGACGTCAGCCACCTCAACCTGCACAAGACCTTCTGCATCCCGCACGGTGGTGGTGGCCCCGGGGTCGGTCCCATCGGCGTGGGGGCGCACCTCGCGCCCTTCCTGCCCGGCCACCCCTTCGCCCCCGGGCTCGGCGGGGACGTCCCCAGCACCGGCGGTGCGGTCTCCGGGGCGCCCTGGGGCTCGGCATCGATCCTGCCGATCAGCTGGGCCTACGTGCGGATGATGGGCGCGGACGGCCTGCGTCGCGCCACCACCACCGCCGTGGCCACCGCCAACTACGTGGCCCGGCGGCTCGACGAGCACTTCCCGGTGCTCTACACCGGCGACCGCGGCATGGTGGCCCACGAGTGCATCCTCGACCTGCGCCCGATGACCAAGGCGACCGGTGTGACCGTGGACGACGTGGCCAAGCGGCTGGCGGACTACGGCTTCCACGCCCCCACCATGAGCTTCCCGGTGGCCGGCACCCTGATGGTGGAGCCCACCGAGAGCGAGGACCTGGGCGAGGTGGACCAGTTCATCGACGCGATGATCGCGATCAAGGGTGAGATCGACCGGGTCGCAGCGGGGGAGTGGCCGGTGGAGGACAACCCGCTGCGCGGAGCGCCGCACACCGCACGCAGCGTGATCGGGGAGTGGGACCACCCCTACACCCGCGAGGAGGCCGCCTATCCGGGCGCCGGCATCGGCGGGCTCGACACCCGGGCCAAGGTGTGGCCGTCGGTGCGCCGGATCGACGGCGTGCACGGCGACCGCAACCTCGTCTGCAGCTGCCCGCCCATCAGCGCCTACAGCTCGTAG
- a CDS encoding MerR family transcriptional regulator, translated as MVDRPQDSSSDHGEVQPGLFPDDTLPDELVGYRVPTACQIAGITYRQLDYWARTSLVVPSIRGAKGSGSQRLYSFKDILVLKVVKRLLDTGVSLQNIRVAVDHLRQRGVADLARITLFSDGTTVYECTSAEEVVDLLQGGQGVFGIAVSGAMRELSGTIAEFPSERADDGEVEQAPEDELARRRTARTSRRTG; from the coding sequence GTGGTCGACCGACCGCAGGACAGCAGCTCGGACCACGGTGAGGTCCAGCCAGGGCTGTTCCCCGACGACACGCTGCCCGACGAGCTCGTCGGGTACCGGGTCCCCACGGCGTGCCAGATCGCGGGCATCACCTACCGCCAGCTCGACTACTGGGCGCGGACGTCGCTCGTGGTGCCCTCCATCCGGGGCGCGAAGGGCTCCGGTAGCCAACGGCTCTACTCGTTCAAGGACATCCTCGTGCTCAAGGTGGTCAAGCGGCTGCTGGACACCGGGGTGTCGTTGCAGAACATCCGGGTGGCCGTGGACCACCTGCGCCAGCGCGGGGTGGCCGACCTCGCCCGCATCACCCTGTTCTCCGACGGGACCACGGTCTACGAGTGCACCTCCGCCGAGGAGGTCGTCGACCTGCTGCAGGGCGGGCAGGGGGTCTTCGGCATCGCGGTCTCCGGAGCCATGCGCGAGCTGTCCGGCACCATCGCGGAGTTCCCGTCCGAGCGGGCCGACGACGGCGAGGTCGAGCAGGCACCGGAGGACGAGCTCGCCCGTCGGCGCACCGCCCGCACGTCTCGGCGGACGGGCTGA
- a CDS encoding bifunctional nuclease family protein yields the protein MSEMRVVGIRVELPNNQPILLLRESDGDRYLPIWIGQGEATAIALEQQGVKPARPMTHDLMKNVISAFGRELEQVRIVDLREGTFFAELIFDGDLRVSARPTDSIALALRSGVPIHADEAVLAEAGLLIPDEQEDEVEKFKEFLDSVSPEDFGATGGPSS from the coding sequence CGCGTGGTCGGCATCAGGGTGGAGCTGCCCAACAACCAGCCGATCCTGCTGCTGCGGGAGTCCGACGGAGATCGCTACCTCCCCATCTGGATCGGACAGGGTGAGGCGACGGCGATCGCGCTGGAGCAGCAGGGGGTCAAGCCGGCGCGACCGATGACCCACGACCTCATGAAGAACGTCATCTCCGCCTTCGGCCGGGAGCTGGAGCAGGTGCGGATCGTCGACCTCCGCGAGGGCACCTTCTTCGCCGAGCTGATCTTCGACGGCGACCTGCGCGTCTCCGCCCGGCCCACCGACTCCATCGCGCTGGCCCTGCGCTCCGGCGTGCCCATCCACGCCGACGAGGCCGTGCTCGCCGAGGCGGGCCTGCTCATCCCCGACGAGCAGGAGGACGAGGTCGAGAAGTTCAAGGAGTTCCTCGACTCCGTCTCGCCGGAGGACTTCGGCGCGACCGGCGGGCCCTCCTCCTGA